A region from the Flavobacteriales bacterium genome encodes:
- a CDS encoding OmpA family protein, whose translation MKKVILFTILVFAVGMTSMGQSAYIDYGDDAFEDKDYDIAAQFYSAAATGDKSLLPVRYPYQNTIALGGKLSKVQKLYATNQAATSYRFHFDYNNAAAYYEMAFELDGGDTPENRFCYGVCLRAQESLDSAKTQFERVLEDSSFSSSADAEFQLASVELAIEGKEHPEFVKISKVSEPGVNEGGSSNYGATMLDDGQFMFTTTRDLSKKFNVYLQTIQTTSDSGAVAVLSDEKEKQQYAGVSYSNAKKRYYFNTWSTLDDKKLYKIAFMNVDDEEITILEGITTEESRDLYPFVTSDGSTLYFASDRAGGAGGMDIYKVSLSDDGSTSGAPQSVGGSINTSKDEVTPYVSDAKLYFSSDGHPGYGGLDIFIANLQGSDVQNLGFPINSTADDAYFTKGHHEDHFYLSTDREAGCCLELFEYERFHLFVDGKMLEKNTLAAIDSAEVFLVDSISGDTLQSMYTDEEGHYEFEVGLNQSYLVYSSKPFFSADSTSVRSGDVSDYEATTTLTNDDLLIYPWAFKLANVYFDFDKATLRPESNITLDSLINILNAYPAIRIEIGGHTDAIGTDAYNQKLSQRRAQAVVDYLIANGISLERLEAMGYGESMPVAPNRKEDGSDNPDGRALNRRTEFKIADKN comes from the coding sequence ATGAAAAAAGTTATACTCTTTACGATTCTCGTTTTCGCGGTGGGCATGACGTCTATGGGTCAGTCGGCCTATATCGATTACGGAGATGACGCCTTTGAAGACAAAGACTATGATATTGCCGCCCAATTCTATTCTGCAGCGGCTACTGGTGACAAGTCATTATTACCTGTTCGATACCCCTATCAGAATACCATCGCCTTAGGAGGGAAGCTCAGCAAGGTTCAAAAGCTGTACGCGACTAATCAAGCAGCGACATCGTACCGCTTTCATTTCGATTACAATAACGCGGCCGCATATTACGAGATGGCCTTTGAATTGGACGGAGGTGACACTCCTGAGAACAGATTCTGCTACGGCGTATGCCTCAGAGCACAAGAATCACTAGACTCGGCCAAGACGCAGTTCGAAAGGGTGTTGGAGGATTCTTCCTTCTCGAGCTCTGCCGATGCTGAATTTCAATTGGCAAGTGTAGAACTGGCCATCGAAGGAAAAGAACACCCTGAATTCGTCAAGATCAGTAAGGTGAGTGAACCCGGAGTGAACGAAGGCGGATCTTCAAATTACGGTGCCACAATGCTCGATGACGGTCAATTTATGTTCACCACGACTCGAGATTTGAGCAAAAAGTTCAATGTTTACCTCCAAACCATACAAACGACATCAGACTCCGGTGCGGTAGCCGTGTTGAGCGATGAAAAAGAAAAACAGCAATATGCCGGTGTTTCTTATTCCAACGCCAAAAAACGCTACTACTTCAATACGTGGTCTACGCTCGACGACAAAAAGCTATATAAAATAGCCTTCATGAACGTCGATGATGAGGAAATAACCATTCTTGAAGGAATTACAACCGAAGAATCCCGCGATCTATACCCATTCGTAACATCAGATGGAAGCACGTTGTACTTTGCTTCGGATAGAGCGGGCGGAGCTGGTGGAATGGATATATACAAGGTATCGTTGAGCGATGACGGAAGCACTTCAGGAGCACCTCAATCGGTAGGAGGTAGCATCAACACCTCTAAAGACGAAGTGACTCCCTATGTATCCGATGCTAAGCTCTACTTCTCATCAGACGGTCATCCGGGCTATGGAGGTCTCGATATTTTCATTGCAAATCTCCAAGGATCAGATGTTCAAAACCTCGGTTTTCCAATCAACTCAACGGCAGACGACGCCTACTTTACCAAGGGTCACCATGAAGATCATTTCTACCTCTCTACCGATCGTGAGGCGGGATGCTGCCTGGAATTATTCGAGTACGAGCGATTCCATTTATTCGTAGACGGTAAGATGCTGGAAAAGAATACACTCGCTGCTATTGATAGCGCGGAAGTCTTCCTGGTGGACAGTATATCCGGAGATACGCTTCAATCGATGTACACCGACGAAGAAGGGCATTATGAATTCGAAGTTGGATTAAATCAATCCTACCTCGTCTATTCAAGTAAACCATTCTTCAGTGCCGATAGTACGAGTGTTCGATCTGGTGATGTTTCGGATTATGAAGCAACCACGACCTTAACGAACGACGACCTTTTGATCTATCCATGGGCGTTCAAACTAGCCAATGTGTACTTTGACTTCGATAAGGCGACACTTCGTCCAGAGTCGAACATAACACTCGATAGCTTGATCAACATTTTGAATGCCTATCCGGCCATTCGGATCGAGATCGGTGGTCATACCGATGCCATCGGTACCGACGCGTACAACCAAAAGTTGTCACAGCGACGTGCGCAAGCCGTGGTCGATTACCTGATCGCCAATGGCATCAGTCTTGAGCGACTCGAAGCTATGGGATATGGAGAATCCATGCCCGTTGCTCCGAACCGCAAGGAAGATGGCTCTGACAACCCCGATGGTCGCGCTCTAAACCGACGTACGGAGTTCAAGATCGCCGACAAGAATTAA
- a CDS encoding PorP/SprF family type IX secretion system membrane protein, which translates to MKRSLLVLTILGLALRVSAQDPHFSQYYNTPLITNPALAGQFAGRLRVGAVYRDQWSQIPDAYETFGLGVDGRLGSKWGLSGHLVRQTAGVVGYERLDAMAGVSYDIIGENEGGHHLVGGAQIGIMSHQIDLTEATFGSQYIPGTGFDPGNSAGENLDDNSNTVLNMHLGALWFMGKPGQKIAPFAGVAVLNYLQPDASLGTAEDRLPLKIYTHFGARFQLGERFSLNPHVQVLYQGPANSNMVGVNGHFAFTPDFALAAGLAHRLDESIIPYIGFDWKSFSVGASYDLAVGDINDINKNKRSFELTITYILPGSEIDAKPVCPRL; encoded by the coding sequence ATGAAAAGATCTTTACTCGTACTTACCATTCTGGGTCTTGCACTGCGGGTATCGGCTCAGGATCCGCATTTTTCTCAGTATTACAATACTCCCTTGATCACTAATCCGGCACTAGCTGGTCAGTTTGCCGGTCGGCTACGAGTCGGTGCTGTCTACCGCGATCAATGGTCTCAAATCCCCGATGCTTACGAAACCTTTGGATTAGGAGTCGATGGCAGATTAGGGAGCAAGTGGGGGCTCAGCGGACATTTGGTGCGGCAAACGGCCGGAGTTGTAGGTTATGAGCGATTAGACGCCATGGCCGGAGTGAGTTATGACATAATCGGAGAGAACGAAGGAGGGCACCACCTGGTTGGTGGAGCCCAAATTGGCATCATGAGCCACCAAATCGACCTAACAGAAGCAACTTTCGGCTCTCAGTATATTCCGGGAACCGGATTCGATCCTGGGAATTCCGCTGGGGAAAATCTCGACGATAATTCCAACACTGTACTGAACATGCACCTAGGTGCACTTTGGTTTATGGGTAAGCCCGGCCAAAAGATCGCGCCATTTGCCGGTGTAGCAGTGCTCAACTACCTACAACCCGACGCTTCCCTCGGTACGGCGGAAGATAGATTGCCCTTGAAGATCTATACCCATTTTGGGGCTCGATTTCAGTTGGGTGAGCGATTTAGCTTGAATCCTCATGTTCAAGTGTTGTACCAAGGTCCGGCCAACAGTAACATGGTCGGTGTAAATGGTCACTTTGCGTTTACTCCTGATTTTGCTTTAGCCGCAGGACTTGCGCACCGTTTGGACGAGTCCATTATTCCATACATCGGATTTGATTGGAAGAGTTTCTCTGTTGGAGCGAGCTACGACTTGGCTGTTGGTGATATCAATGACATCAATAAAAACAAACGATCATTCGAGCTTACGATCACCTACATTCTTCCGGGCTCTGAGATCGATGCTAAACCTGTTTGCCCACGATTATAA
- a CDS encoding gliding motility-associated C-terminal domain-containing protein — translation MKKALFSLAAIFIVAITFAQTQPPTASPQTVCIGTSATLTAASPQVGVTFSWWDAPTAGNQLSTGATFVTAPLSVGTVFYVQAELNGIASARTSVQTTVANVPTVGASMDTIYACSGDVVAMSATIKHNVGQITWYDAASGGNLLASGMTYTLPSIPLGATSFFAQTSIGNCVNPIRAEVVVINVDGVITPTVNTTSFSVCYNQSVTLTGSSNVPGFEVQWWTDSVGGTLIGIGSSVTFNPQTSMVVYADIELNSIACDDEGRVPVDITVYQQLLSPNNHICADLSPNSVTFTWDPVAGATGYEVSLDGGATWIAANTPPTSHIVSGLAQNTQQMLRVRALDGTNGCPPGKESGDKTCATIDCGPLNISVPPTYDVCSGGHVTVVLSGYFPSIHRVIVNGQVMNKSSFTFTPSSDSTISFTIFNYLYPECDSTTVSTTVNVYDLPSASPTATAQDSAYPGSSVDTYLFEANSSGNVVSWTWDFGDGSGASTENAMHTYSNAGFYNVTLTVTTSDGCTATFSLYAVVEVFEVPEIFMPNSFTPNGDNNNDVLYVYGEYVELQEFIIFNQYGDEVFRTSDISEGWDGTWKGVQQPGGVYIFQASLTDALENVYQEQGTVTLIR, via the coding sequence ATGAAAAAAGCACTATTCTCTCTAGCGGCGATATTCATCGTCGCGATTACTTTTGCGCAAACCCAACCTCCAACTGCATCTCCCCAAACGGTTTGTATTGGAACAAGCGCTACACTCACTGCTGCGAGCCCGCAGGTAGGCGTCACCTTTAGTTGGTGGGATGCACCTACGGCTGGGAATCAACTAAGTACCGGAGCGACATTCGTTACTGCGCCATTGAGCGTAGGAACGGTGTTTTACGTTCAGGCAGAATTGAATGGAATCGCCAGTGCGCGTACTTCCGTTCAGACCACAGTGGCAAACGTACCAACAGTAGGAGCCTCGATGGACACCATTTATGCATGTTCTGGTGATGTAGTGGCCATGAGTGCCACCATCAAGCACAACGTAGGACAGATTACTTGGTACGACGCTGCTTCTGGGGGTAATTTACTCGCTTCAGGGATGACGTATACATTGCCTTCTATTCCCCTTGGGGCGACCAGTTTTTTTGCGCAAACCAGTATTGGAAACTGTGTGAACCCCATCCGAGCGGAAGTGGTCGTGATCAACGTAGATGGTGTCATAACGCCCACGGTGAATACCACGAGCTTTTCGGTTTGTTACAATCAGTCAGTTACTTTAACAGGCTCTAGTAATGTCCCCGGCTTCGAGGTGCAGTGGTGGACCGATTCAGTGGGTGGAACGTTGATCGGTATAGGGTCAAGCGTAACGTTTAACCCTCAAACATCAATGGTGGTGTACGCAGACATCGAATTGAATAGCATAGCCTGTGATGACGAAGGTCGTGTTCCGGTGGATATAACCGTTTATCAACAATTACTGTCTCCCAACAACCATATATGTGCGGACCTTTCACCGAACTCGGTCACCTTTACATGGGACCCGGTTGCAGGTGCAACTGGTTATGAGGTGAGTCTCGATGGGGGAGCAACATGGATTGCGGCCAATACTCCGCCCACAAGCCATATAGTGAGCGGCTTGGCTCAAAACACGCAGCAAATGCTCAGGGTAAGAGCCTTGGACGGAACCAATGGATGTCCTCCCGGAAAGGAATCTGGAGACAAGACATGCGCGACCATCGATTGTGGTCCTTTGAATATTTCTGTGCCCCCTACATATGACGTGTGCTCTGGTGGTCATGTCACGGTTGTTTTGAGTGGATATTTCCCAAGTATCCACCGAGTTATAGTAAACGGACAAGTGATGAACAAGAGCAGTTTTACGTTTACACCTAGCTCTGACAGTACTATTAGTTTTACCATCTTTAATTATCTCTACCCGGAATGCGACAGCACTACCGTCAGCACTACGGTAAATGTCTACGATTTGCCTAGCGCGTCACCAACGGCTACGGCTCAGGATAGTGCATATCCCGGAAGCTCGGTCGATACGTACCTTTTTGAAGCGAACAGCAGTGGAAACGTCGTATCCTGGACCTGGGATTTTGGAGATGGATCGGGCGCTTCAACCGAGAACGCCATGCACACCTACTCAAACGCGGGATTTTATAATGTGACCTTGACAGTGACGACCTCAGACGGATGTACTGCGACCTTCTCCTTATATGCCGTTGTTGAGGTTTTCGAAGTACCCGAAATATTTATGCCAAATAGTTTTACCCCGAACGGTGATAACAACAATGATGTTCTTTATGTCTACGGTGAATATGTTGAGCTACAAGAATTCATCATTTTCAATCAGTATGGTGATGAAGTATTCCGAACCTCCGACATCAGCGAAGGTTGGGATGGAACCTGGAAAGGAGTGCAACAACCCGGCGGGGTATATATATTCCAGGCTTCATTGACCGATGCTCTGGAAAATGTTTATCAGGAGCAAGGAACCGTTACACTGATCCGCTAA
- a CDS encoding DUF4252 domain-containing protein: MTMKTDRINKFFRLVAMVVVSTMAFGACSTNPSVQRYIVDHENREGFASFTVPADIIQIQENAEVDPESAEALNKLNNLVVLRYERFEEAPELFEEYLTELHTCLSPERYEDIFMMNDGKMRFSLKVKQGNSNRLNEVIALMEQSDSFMLARLTGEIEPDKLAQLIRKIDYRSMMENEQLKGLIGS; the protein is encoded by the coding sequence ATGACGATGAAGACTGATCGAATCAATAAGTTTTTTCGCCTAGTGGCCATGGTCGTTGTTTCGACCATGGCCTTTGGCGCTTGTTCTACCAATCCGAGTGTACAACGGTACATTGTCGATCATGAGAATCGAGAAGGCTTCGCAAGCTTCACGGTGCCAGCAGACATCATTCAAATCCAGGAGAATGCCGAGGTTGATCCGGAGAGTGCAGAAGCACTCAATAAGCTGAATAACCTTGTAGTTCTTCGATACGAAAGGTTCGAAGAAGCTCCGGAGTTATTCGAAGAGTACTTGACTGAATTACACACCTGCCTGAGTCCGGAGCGTTACGAAGACATTTTCATGATGAATGACGGTAAAATGCGCTTTAGCCTTAAAGTAAAACAAGGTAATTCGAACCGCCTTAATGAAGTGATCGCACTTATGGAACAAAGCGATTCTTTTATGTTAGCGCGTTTAACAGGAGAAATAGAGCCCGATAAACTCGCTCAACTCATTCGAAAAATCGATTACCGTTCAATGATGGAGAACGAGCAACTAAAAGGATTAATAGGATCATAG
- a CDS encoding DUF4252 domain-containing protein, producing the protein MKKAMIVAVALFMAPMVFGQTASDKLFEKYSGKDGYTSIHITQYMFQLFADLDTDEEMKEFTEMASSIERMKILTVDSDSLHPRRAQDFYKDASSTLPIKQYKELMVVKDGDQTVLMLIQEEGKMVSEFLMLVNDDHETVVISITGNIDLNQLARMSSKMNIDGLENLQELEDHDDED; encoded by the coding sequence ATGAAGAAAGCAATGATTGTGGCGGTGGCTCTATTTATGGCCCCGATGGTATTCGGTCAAACCGCCTCCGACAAACTGTTCGAAAAGTACTCCGGAAAGGATGGCTATACGAGCATTCACATTACCCAGTATATGTTTCAGCTTTTTGCAGATCTAGACACGGATGAGGAAATGAAGGAATTCACTGAAATGGCCTCATCGATCGAAAGGATGAAGATTCTGACCGTGGATTCGGATTCACTACATCCTCGACGCGCTCAGGATTTCTACAAAGATGCGAGCAGCACGTTGCCGATCAAGCAGTACAAAGAACTGATGGTCGTCAAGGACGGGGATCAAACCGTTCTGATGTTGATCCAGGAAGAAGGGAAGATGGTAAGCGAGTTTTTAATGCTCGTGAATGACGATCATGAAACCGTTGTGATCTCCATCACCGGTAATATCGATCTCAATCAGCTTGCTCGAATGTCGAGTAAAATGAACATCGATGGGCTTGAGAACCTACAGGAATTGGAAGATCATGACGATGAAGACTGA
- a CDS encoding RNA polymerase sigma factor, translated as MSANTFYTEVYPLRDKIYRFSYSLLKVSEDAEDATQEILLKLWKNKKKLFTYRNVEAVAMTMTKNHCLDRLRLKANQTAELKIVVEDDADLPDKKAEIRDAARKVLDLMEDLTEQQRQIVMLRDVEQYEYEEIAEVTGLEINTIRVNLSRARKKLREGLLKTNAYGLE; from the coding sequence ATGAGCGCGAATACGTTTTATACTGAGGTTTACCCCCTACGCGATAAGATCTATCGGTTTTCCTATTCCTTGCTGAAGGTTTCGGAAGATGCCGAGGACGCCACACAGGAAATCTTATTGAAGTTGTGGAAAAACAAGAAGAAGTTATTCACGTATCGGAATGTTGAAGCGGTCGCAATGACCATGACCAAGAACCATTGTTTGGATCGCTTGAGGTTAAAAGCGAATCAGACCGCAGAGTTGAAGATTGTCGTTGAGGATGACGCGGATCTGCCGGACAAAAAAGCAGAGATCAGGGATGCTGCGAGAAAGGTTTTGGACCTGATGGAGGACTTAACAGAGCAGCAGCGTCAGATCGTAATGCTCAGGGACGTAGAGCAGTATGAATACGAAGAGATTGCGGAAGTAACGGGTCTCGAGATCAACACCATACGGGTCAATCTCTCCAGGGCCCGAAAAAAACTGAGAGAGGGATTGCTAAAGACAAACGCATATGGACTGGAATGA
- the elbB gene encoding isoprenoid biosynthesis glyoxalase ElbB: MRIGVLLSGSGVYDGSEIHEAVFTLLSIDERGAQYQLFAPNKDQLQVIDHLTGNEMSESRNVLTEAARIARGAIEDISGVHMKDLDALVIPGGFGVAKNLNTWALSGPESEIDPEVKRIVLEAVDGKKPIAALCMGPTVVAKALQGTGHHATLTVGTTEASSPYDIKGISEGLAAVGAKPVMKTVHQIAVDNNLKLVTAPCYMMDARISEIRDNIDEAIDKLFEFFPMTK; this comes from the coding sequence ATGAGAATTGGTGTTCTTCTTTCAGGAAGTGGCGTGTACGACGGCTCTGAGATTCATGAAGCTGTTTTTACCTTGTTATCTATCGACGAGCGCGGAGCTCAGTATCAGCTTTTCGCACCTAATAAAGACCAGCTGCAAGTAATCGATCATCTTACTGGAAACGAGATGAGCGAATCGCGAAACGTACTCACCGAAGCAGCGCGAATTGCACGTGGCGCCATCGAAGATATTTCCGGTGTTCACATGAAGGATCTCGATGCCTTGGTTATTCCGGGCGGATTCGGAGTTGCGAAAAACTTGAACACCTGGGCCCTGAGTGGACCTGAGTCGGAGATTGACCCTGAAGTAAAACGCATCGTTCTCGAAGCCGTTGATGGAAAAAAGCCAATCGCCGCTTTGTGTATGGGTCCCACCGTTGTCGCCAAAGCCCTCCAAGGCACTGGTCACCACGCGACTCTAACAGTCGGAACTACAGAAGCCTCGTCTCCATACGATATCAAAGGAATCTCTGAGGGTTTAGCTGCAGTAGGCGCCAAACCCGTCATGAAAACCGTTCATCAGATCGCCGTCGATAACAACCTCAAACTCGTAACCGCACCGTGTTACATGATGGATGCCCGCATTTCAGAAATTCGCGACAATATCGATGAGGCCATCGACAAGCTTTTCGAATTCTTCCCAATGACGAAATGA
- a CDS encoding alkane 1-monooxygenase: MIVPSKAKYLFFLVIPFSAYLSLFGSGVATYYCVLVAFGVLPIIELLLPPDPFNWDESTMMNRRKDLLFDLWLYLNLPLQFGAVLVFLTQIDDPTLHWWEVLGKITALGIMCGVNGINVAHELGHRREKHHQVMAQALLMTSLYMHFFIEHNRGHHLHVSTPQDPSSARYRESLYAFWIRSTTQTVSSARRLDPKQMVVFQVIQIAWVLLILALAGRFATLAYLGAAVLGFLLLESVNYIEHYGLSRKMVSPDRYEKAKPEHSWNSDHPLGRLILFELSRHSDHHYQPQHPYQILRHHDHSPQLPTGYPGMILLATIPPLYFSIMDAQMKKYDLLPKTS; this comes from the coding sequence ATGATCGTGCCCTCGAAAGCGAAATACCTCTTTTTTCTGGTCATTCCGTTTTCGGCCTACCTTTCCCTTTTCGGCTCCGGAGTTGCCACCTACTATTGCGTACTCGTTGCATTTGGCGTGCTGCCCATTATCGAGCTACTGCTTCCGCCCGACCCATTCAACTGGGATGAATCCACCATGATGAACAGGCGAAAGGACCTACTCTTCGATCTGTGGCTCTACCTAAATCTGCCCCTTCAATTTGGAGCTGTGCTGGTCTTCCTTACCCAAATAGACGACCCGACGTTACATTGGTGGGAAGTGCTGGGCAAGATCACAGCATTGGGGATCATGTGTGGAGTCAACGGCATCAACGTCGCACACGAACTCGGTCATCGGCGCGAAAAACACCATCAAGTAATGGCCCAAGCCCTTCTCATGACAAGTCTCTACATGCACTTCTTCATCGAGCACAATCGCGGACACCACCTGCATGTTAGCACACCGCAAGACCCCTCTTCGGCTCGATATCGCGAGTCTCTTTACGCTTTCTGGATCCGTTCTACCACGCAAACCGTAAGCTCGGCGCGGCGACTTGACCCTAAGCAAATGGTGGTCTTCCAAGTGATTCAAATCGCTTGGGTGTTATTGATTTTAGCCCTAGCGGGCAGATTCGCAACTCTGGCCTACTTAGGGGCCGCCGTGCTTGGTTTCCTCCTACTCGAATCGGTCAACTACATAGAACACTATGGCCTTAGTCGTAAAATGGTTTCTCCTGATCGCTACGAAAAAGCCAAACCTGAACACAGTTGGAACTCCGACCACCCATTGGGTCGATTGATCCTCTTTGAACTATCTCGACATAGCGACCACCATTACCAACCGCAGCACCCGTACCAAATACTTCGACACCACGATCATTCACCCCAATTACCCACAGGCTATCCCGGTATGATACTCCTCGCGACGATCCCGCCACTGTATTTTAGCATCATGGATGCTCAAATGAAAAAATATGACCTTCTGCCCAAAACATCATGA
- a CDS encoding ATP-binding cassette domain-containing protein: MTRFFRLLANDRKDLFYVYTFAIISGVVNLSLPLGIQAIIGLIMAGRVSNSWILLVAIVLIGILATGILQILQVQIIELIQQRIFSRSAFEFAYRIPRIKTESVMYRHAPELVNRFFDTLTVQKGLPKILIDFVTAVLQILFGLILLSFYHPFFVLYGIILLLLLFVIFYFTSPKGLRTSIEESNYKYEVAHWLEELARTMNTFKLAGQSTLPHGKADTLVAKYLKARKSHFRVVLFQFSNVVAFKFLVTGGLLILGGLLVINRELNIGQFVAAEIIIILIINSVEKIINNIETIYDVLTGLEKIGVVTDLPLEKDDGLCADDLPGVGPMTLRSEGLSYRFPNEQRYALKDISVEVAAGSSVAVVGPSGSGKSTLMAAMAGLFDQVEGQISYEEIPLKNWDLESLRFMIGDNLIQEDLFQGSLLDNLTLGRDISFPKVQEAVRAVKLTSWIESLSNGYDTELQPLGKLLSRAVMQKILLARAIIHDPRLLLLEDFGRLKIKEWVDHMPSFLTDKARPWTMIVSTSDPEMVKLCDVIWYMENGRIVDTCTWEEAKTRTWFKDEFPNTPC; the protein is encoded by the coding sequence GTGACCCGATTTTTTCGCTTGCTCGCAAACGATCGAAAGGATTTGTTCTACGTTTACACCTTCGCCATAATCAGCGGGGTGGTCAACCTTTCCCTTCCTCTCGGAATTCAGGCGATCATTGGGCTTATCATGGCCGGTAGGGTAAGTAACAGTTGGATCTTGTTAGTCGCGATCGTACTCATCGGTATCCTAGCCACAGGGATACTTCAAATTCTCCAAGTACAGATCATAGAACTTATTCAGCAAAGGATATTCTCGAGAAGCGCATTCGAATTCGCCTACAGAATCCCTCGTATTAAAACGGAGTCGGTAATGTACCGCCATGCCCCTGAATTGGTAAATCGCTTTTTTGATACGCTTACCGTTCAAAAGGGTCTTCCGAAGATCCTTATCGACTTCGTTACGGCGGTACTCCAAATCCTCTTTGGGCTCATCCTGCTGTCCTTCTATCACCCGTTCTTCGTTCTATATGGAATCATCCTACTCCTGCTCCTATTCGTGATATTCTATTTCACGTCTCCAAAAGGTTTGAGAACGAGCATAGAAGAATCGAACTATAAGTACGAAGTCGCCCATTGGCTCGAAGAGTTGGCCCGAACAATGAACACGTTCAAATTGGCAGGTCAGTCGACCCTTCCACATGGTAAAGCAGATACTTTGGTCGCGAAGTACTTGAAAGCCCGTAAATCGCACTTTCGAGTCGTGCTCTTTCAGTTCAGTAATGTAGTAGCTTTTAAGTTCTTGGTTACAGGCGGACTGCTTATTCTGGGCGGATTATTGGTGATCAATCGCGAACTAAATATCGGCCAATTCGTCGCTGCCGAAATCATTATCATCCTTATTATCAATTCGGTAGAAAAGATCATCAATAACATAGAAACGATCTACGACGTATTGACCGGTCTCGAAAAGATCGGCGTAGTCACGGACCTGCCACTGGAAAAAGACGATGGGCTTTGTGCAGACGATCTGCCTGGTGTTGGCCCCATGACTTTGCGTTCCGAGGGTTTAAGTTATCGATTTCCCAATGAGCAGAGATATGCTTTAAAGGACATATCCGTAGAAGTAGCCGCCGGTTCAAGTGTAGCAGTCGTTGGACCTAGCGGAAGTGGTAAGTCGACACTCATGGCCGCAATGGCCGGATTATTCGATCAGGTTGAAGGACAAATCAGTTATGAGGAAATCCCCCTGAAGAATTGGGACCTCGAAAGCTTGAGGTTCATGATCGGCGACAACCTCATACAGGAAGACCTTTTCCAAGGCTCTCTACTCGACAACCTCACCTTGGGTCGTGATATATCATTCCCAAAGGTTCAAGAAGCTGTAAGAGCCGTTAAACTGACTTCGTGGATCGAATCCCTCTCGAACGGTTACGACACAGAGCTCCAACCCCTAGGGAAACTGCTTTCAAGAGCGGTAATGCAGAAGATCTTACTTGCCCGAGCGATCATTCACGACCCTCGGCTCCTGTTGCTTGAGGACTTTGGGCGACTTAAGATCAAAGAATGGGTCGATCACATGCCTTCATTCCTAACCGACAAAGCTCGTCCATGGACCATGATCGTGTCTACAAGCGATCCTGAAATGGTAAAGCTATGTGACGTGATTTGGTATATGGAAAATGGTAGAATCGTAGACACCTGTACGTGGGAAGAAGCGAAAACAAGAACCTGGTTCAAGGACGAATTCCCGAATACGCCATGTTAA